The following are encoded in a window of Penaeus vannamei isolate JL-2024 chromosome 17, ASM4276789v1, whole genome shotgun sequence genomic DNA:
- the LOC113823146 gene encoding trypsin has product MLIGIHQARRFTTSVLLETLTMAESASSRVHFWLLVGLSFLLGAVSHTTATGDDLLDSKIVGGQEVEPGSLPYMVALYMNVSGEVKFHCGGAIISPHHVLTAAHCVTGWHSDRFTVVAGAHDLSLPETTQVSIGVAEVTVSELFYWEPDSAIPVNDIALLRLASPLSFGEGVDAVQMPDQDQDPAVAEHCVVSGWGALEEGGPVTSVLHAVDVPVIDQLYCENSYPYLIAPTMMCAGYPTGHHDACAGDSGGPMVCGGLLQGIVSWGSGCAEPLKFGVYTRVAFFRDWVEKHNYIPV; this is encoded by the exons ATGCTTATCGGAATTCATCAGGCCCGGCGGTTCACAACCTCAGTCTTACTCGAAACTTTAACAATGGCAGAGTCTGCATCTTCTCGAGTTCATTTCTGGCTTCTCGTAggactctccttcctccttgggGCGGTTTCGCACACTACGG CGACGGGAGATGATCTACTAGACAGCAAGATTGTGGGTGGACAAGAAGTGGAACCGGGATCTCTGCCTTATATG GTGGCGCTGTACATGAACGTGAGCGGGGAGGTGAAGTTTCACTGTGGGGGAGCGATTATTTCTCCTCACCATGTGTTGACTGCGGCTCACTGTGTGACTGG ATGGCACAGTGACAGATTCACAGTTGTCGCCGGAGCGCACGACCTCTCTCTCCCCGAGACAACTCAGGTCAGCATTGGCGTTGCAGAGGTCACGGTCTCTGAACTTTTCTATTGGGAGCCAGACTCCGCAATCCCAGTCAACGATATCGCACTTTTGAGG TTGGCATCCCCTCTGTCCTTCGGCGAGGGCGTTGACGCTGTGCAGATGccagaccaagaccaagacccagCGGTGGCCGAGCATTGCGTCGTGTCTGGCTGGGGGGCGCTGGAG GAAGGAGGCCCGGTGACTTCGGTATTGCACGCTGTTGACGTGCCTGTGATAGATCAGCTGTACTGTGAGAATTCGTATCCTTATCTCATTGCCCCGACTATGATGTGTGCCGGTTACCCGACAGGGCACCACGACGCCTGTGCG GGCGATAGCGGAGGCCCGATGGTGTGCGGAGGACTTTTGCAAGGCATTGTATCTTGGGGAAGCGGGTGCGCAGAACCCCTTAAGTTCGGCGTATACACTCGGGTAGCTTTCTTCAGGGATTGGGTAGAGAAGCACAACTACATTCCGGTATAA